The following coding sequences are from one Pigmentibacter sp. JX0631 window:
- the dtd gene encoding D-aminoacyl-tRNA deacylase: MSENLILRAIVQRAKNAEVTIEKKSQGYMENGLLVLLGIGFKETPDIIPEEAVISIVEKYNPAIEKLLDKIINLRIFEDEHGKMNLSILDTNGCLYIVSQFTLFGDCRKGNRPSFTLSAKPNIAEPMYQKFVELAKKKLAEKKVLTGIFAANMDVSFCNAGPVTLIIESTLKGIM; encoded by the coding sequence ATGTCTGAAAATTTAATACTAAGAGCTATTGTACAACGTGCTAAAAATGCCGAGGTAACTATCGAAAAAAAATCACAAGGATATATGGAAAACGGATTACTGGTTTTGCTTGGCATTGGTTTTAAAGAAACGCCAGATATTATTCCAGAAGAAGCTGTGATATCTATTGTGGAAAAATACAATCCAGCAATTGAAAAACTCTTAGATAAAATAATTAATTTGCGAATTTTTGAAGACGAACATGGCAAAATGAATTTATCAATTTTAGATACAAATGGATGTCTTTATATTGTCAGTCAATTCACACTATTTGGAGATTGTCGTAAAGGTAACAGGCCAAGTTTTACATTATCAGCTAAACCTAACATAGCTGAACCTATGTATCAAAAATTTGTAGAATTAGCAAAAAAGAAATTAGCTGAAAAAAAAGTACTAACTGGTATATTTGCAGCAAATATGGATGTATCTTTTTGTAATGCAGGACCGGTTACGTTAATTATAGAATCTACATTAAAGGGGATTATGTGA
- a CDS encoding CPBP family intramembrane metalloprotease — translation MFPKELLLAVICSASLSLWIFNKKEIAIVIAISFSFFTFFLGFISYPSLLLIVLFSLSCYYYKNTKNVFFRFPLSALILLFSLLPFTTLLQSSQQVPIFSGERFSPISAPFWMGINIEKGVCGIILAAFLLNISRSFSNWKKIFKEFIPVYIILTVVLLLPAYLTNFIKYDFKLPENMYLFIANNLLLTCVAEEVIFRGFLQKNLNNIFVKNFKMSKAAPLLSLLLTAILFGLFHYKSGILMIVFAFLAGIGYGYAFQKSEKIESAILVHFGVNITHFIFFTYPFYKV, via the coding sequence ATGTTTCCCAAAGAACTGTTATTGGCTGTTATATGCAGTGCTTCATTATCACTTTGGATATTTAATAAAAAAGAGATTGCTATTGTAATAGCAATCTCTTTTTCTTTTTTCACATTTTTCTTAGGGTTTATATCTTATCCTTCTTTATTATTAATAGTTCTCTTTTCACTAAGCTGTTATTATTATAAAAATACGAAAAATGTTTTCTTTCGATTTCCTTTAAGTGCTTTGATCCTTCTTTTTTCTTTATTACCTTTCACAACTCTTTTGCAATCTTCGCAACAAGTACCGATTTTTAGTGGAGAGAGGTTTAGTCCAATTTCTGCTCCGTTTTGGATGGGTATTAATATTGAAAAAGGCGTTTGCGGAATTATTTTAGCTGCTTTTCTTTTGAATATTTCAAGAAGTTTTTCTAATTGGAAAAAAATTTTTAAGGAATTTATTCCTGTTTATATTATTTTAACTGTTGTTTTATTATTACCTGCTTATTTAACAAATTTTATTAAATATGATTTTAAATTACCAGAAAATATGTATTTGTTTATTGCAAATAACTTATTATTAACTTGTGTTGCAGAAGAAGTTATTTTTAGAGGATTTTTGCAAAAAAATTTAAATAATATATTTGTAAAAAATTTTAAAATGTCTAAAGCAGCACCATTGTTATCCTTGCTTTTGACAGCAATATTATTTGGTTTATTTCATTATAAAAGTGGTATTTTGATGATTGTTTTTGCTTTTTTAGCTGGGATAGGTTACGGCTATGCATTTCAAAAGTCAGAAAAAATTGAATCAGCAATTTTGGTTCATTTTGGAGTGAATATAACACATTTTATATTTTTTACTTACCCATTTTATAAAGTTTAG
- a CDS encoding GNAT family N-acetyltransferase, producing MTNNILTAVNLYQDIFSDVLTSENVLERFTCYYQTTPVPLWNTAFHNNTYYSYEDILKLNTYYKLKNIQGYFLSFDNKYQEFSIYNGSFFYLSKNSFNQDFLIKQKISVKEIKDCSEYCKYLSVLFEIDLETEKELCAMLSLKDRKYKNKNFCAYIDGVICATITITLNEFDNAYISNLAVFPEFRKKNLASLLIHFLIQEFCDKNIYTLTAKNSVLSQFSLPNLGFQNMGEINLIPLEKMNHTMQNF from the coding sequence ATGACAAATAATATTTTAACTGCTGTAAATTTATATCAGGATATTTTTAGTGATGTTTTAACGAGTGAAAACGTTCTTGAACGATTTACATGTTACTATCAAACAACTCCTGTTCCTTTATGGAATACTGCTTTTCACAATAATACTTACTATTCTTATGAAGATATATTGAAATTAAATACTTATTATAAGTTAAAGAATATTCAGGGATATTTTCTTTCATTTGATAATAAATACCAAGAATTCTCTATTTACAATGGTTCTTTTTTTTATTTAAGCAAGAATAGTTTTAACCAAGATTTTTTGATTAAACAAAAAATTTCTGTGAAAGAAATTAAAGATTGTTCAGAATATTGTAAATATCTTTCAGTTTTATTTGAAATAGATTTGGAAACCGAAAAAGAGTTATGTGCTATGTTGAGCCTTAAAGATAGAAAATATAAAAACAAAAATTTTTGTGCTTATATTGATGGTGTAATATGCGCAACAATTACTATTACTTTAAATGAATTTGATAATGCTTATATCTCTAATTTAGCAGTATTTCCCGAATTTAGAAAGAAAAATTTGGCAAGTTTATTAATTCATTTTCTTATTCAAGAATTTTGTGATAAAAATATCTATACTTTAACTGCAAAAAATAGTGTTTTAAGCCAATTTTCATTACCTAATTTAGGATTTCAAAATATGGGTGAAATAAATTTAATTCCTTTAGAAAAAATGAATCATACCATGCAAAACTTTTAA
- a CDS encoding DsrE family protein, whose protein sequence is MNSYLLIETRDHFESLRVNHSYQLAVDLKEKKNEVKLFILQNAVFSFRNNINIYDPIENIIKKDIPIFIDEFSIKERGIDRNNLRKEIVISSMDVILDHLVNKTKVIWHS, encoded by the coding sequence ATGAATTCCTACTTGCTTATAGAAACACGAGATCATTTTGAATCACTAAGAGTTAATCATTCTTATCAACTAGCAGTTGATTTAAAAGAGAAAAAAAATGAAGTAAAATTATTTATATTACAAAATGCAGTTTTTTCATTTCGAAATAATATTAATATTTATGATCCAATTGAAAATATTATTAAAAAAGATATTCCAATTTTTATAGATGAATTTTCGATTAAAGAAAGAGGAATAGATAGAAATAATTTAAGAAAAGAAATTGTTATTTCATCTATGGACGTTATACTAGATCATCTTGTTAATAAAACTAAGGTTATCTGGCATTCATAA
- a CDS encoding dienelactone hydrolase family protein: MTKIENSEKMEFNRRDFLLKSLALSGYALAVYPLAYSAIQTDQNGIEVSDVKIPVGKIKIPAYQAFPKGNKPFPVIIICHEIFGVHEYIKDLCRRFAKLGYYAIAPSLYFRQGEVNNIKEISEIIAKVVSKVTNKQVNTDLDATVKFVKESKKIDANKMYITGFCWGGKATWLYAAHNPELKAAIAWYGPLLSAEKTQEEFPIDIAAKLKVPVLGLYGGKDARILPEHIEKMNSELKKGTSNSKIIVYPDAEHGFFADYRPSYNQMASDEALREMLKWIKDHS, from the coding sequence ATGACAAAAATTGAAAATTCCGAGAAAATGGAATTTAATAGACGTGATTTTCTTCTAAAATCTTTAGCATTATCAGGATATGCGCTAGCAGTTTATCCATTGGCATATTCTGCTATTCAAACAGATCAAAATGGAATTGAAGTGTCTGATGTTAAAATTCCAGTTGGCAAAATAAAAATTCCAGCATATCAGGCTTTTCCAAAAGGAAATAAACCATTTCCAGTAATTATTATTTGCCATGAAATTTTTGGAGTGCACGAATATATAAAAGATCTTTGCAGACGGTTTGCAAAATTAGGCTATTATGCAATTGCTCCTTCCTTATATTTTAGGCAAGGAGAGGTAAATAATATTAAAGAAATTTCAGAAATAATAGCAAAAGTAGTTTCTAAGGTAACAAACAAACAAGTCAATACAGATCTTGATGCAACCGTTAAATTTGTAAAAGAAAGTAAAAAAATTGATGCTAATAAAATGTATATTACGGGTTTTTGTTGGGGTGGAAAAGCAACGTGGCTTTATGCTGCGCATAATCCAGAATTAAAAGCTGCAATTGCTTGGTACGGACCTTTACTATCTGCTGAAAAAACGCAGGAGGAATTTCCAATAGATATAGCAGCTAAATTAAAAGTTCCCGTTTTGGGTTTATATGGAGGTAAAGACGCAAGAATTCTTCCTGAGCATATTGAAAAAATGAATAGTGAATTAAAAAAAGGAACTAGCAATTCAAAAATAATTGTTTACCCTGATGCAGAACATGGTTTTTTTGCTGATTACAGACCTTCTTATAATCAAATGGCTTCTGATGAAGCATTGCGCGAAATGTTGAAATGGATTAAAGATCATTCTTAA
- the hemL gene encoding glutamate-1-semialdehyde 2,1-aminomutase produces the protein MKNQQQLEKSKDVMERSRNVFPGGVNSPVRSFRSVGGTPIVFSHGKGKYLFDVDGNRYVDFCSSWGPLILGYSHPNVVEALTNQIEKAVTFGAPSLLEVELAEKIQTWVTGIEMMRFVSSGTEATMSAVRAARAFTGRNKFVKFEGCYHGHADQFLVKAGSGLATLGNTSSAGVPLGTTQDTLTAIYNSIESIDEVFANYGSDIAAVIIEPIAANMGLVLPKPGYLEYLREITEKNGTVLIFDEVMTGFRIAKGGSAEYFNVTPDLWTFGKIIGGGLPAAAYGGKKQIMQVVSPLGHAYQAGTLSGNPLAMIAGYHTLCELEKQHAFDKLEQLGKYLDQVVQSKLVNFIEKTKVCYVRSGSFFCFFYGTNKAPQNFSEVEQTNMNMFNKIYHKLLESGIYLGPSGYEVGFLSLVIEQSDLDKLVTIIHDELALEEI, from the coding sequence ATGAAAAATCAACAGCAACTTGAAAAATCAAAAGATGTTATGGAAAGAAGTAGGAATGTTTTTCCTGGGGGAGTGAATTCGCCAGTAAGATCTTTTCGTTCAGTTGGGGGAACTCCAATTGTCTTTTCACATGGCAAAGGTAAATATCTTTTTGATGTAGATGGAAATCGTTATGTTGATTTTTGTTCATCTTGGGGACCTCTAATTTTAGGATATTCTCATCCAAATGTCGTAGAAGCATTAACAAATCAAATTGAAAAGGCTGTTACTTTTGGAGCTCCTTCATTGCTAGAAGTAGAGCTTGCTGAGAAAATTCAAACGTGGGTAACTGGCATTGAGATGATGCGTTTTGTCAGCAGTGGAACTGAAGCAACTATGAGCGCAGTTCGTGCTGCAAGAGCATTCACAGGACGAAATAAATTTGTCAAATTTGAAGGCTGTTATCATGGTCATGCAGATCAGTTTTTAGTAAAAGCCGGCAGTGGCCTTGCTACTTTAGGAAATACAAGCTCTGCTGGTGTTCCTTTAGGCACCACTCAGGATACATTAACCGCTATTTATAATAGCATAGAAAGTATTGATGAGGTCTTTGCTAATTACGGATCTGATATTGCTGCTGTTATAATAGAGCCTATAGCTGCGAATATGGGACTGGTGTTACCTAAACCAGGTTACTTAGAATACTTACGAGAAATTACTGAAAAAAATGGGACAGTTCTTATTTTTGATGAAGTGATGACTGGTTTTCGTATTGCAAAAGGAGGGAGTGCGGAATATTTTAATGTCACTCCAGATCTTTGGACTTTCGGAAAAATAATTGGTGGAGGTTTACCTGCAGCTGCGTATGGTGGCAAAAAACAAATTATGCAAGTAGTTTCCCCTTTAGGTCATGCCTATCAAGCGGGAACTCTTTCTGGAAATCCTTTAGCAATGATAGCTGGTTATCATACTCTCTGTGAATTAGAAAAACAACATGCCTTTGATAAACTAGAACAACTTGGAAAATATTTAGATCAAGTAGTACAAAGTAAATTAGTTAATTTTATTGAAAAAACAAAAGTTTGTTACGTAAGAAGTGGTTCGTTTTTTTGTTTCTTTTACGGTACTAATAAAGCACCACAGAATTTTTCTGAAGTTGAGCAAACAAATATGAATATGTTTAATAAAATTTACCATAAATTGCTTGAAAGTGGAATATATTTAGGTCCAAGTGGTTATGAAGTTGGCTTTTTAAGTTTAGTAATAGAGCAAAGTGATCTTGATAAATTAGTTACTATTATTCATGATGAATTAGCATTAGAAGAAATTTAA
- a CDS encoding DsrE family protein, producing MNNSVLTFVLMDPPFENARSTSALRLIHLAVARGIHVNVFAYEGAVSLAFEKQLAHANPIHNRSLEEEDHPTTKQWIASIFEKSKETGAKIDWVQCGFCVDERGVFEFSPNLRRNGPGELLKFIENSDNVLVIPTR from the coding sequence ATGAATAATTCTGTATTGACTTTCGTATTAATGGATCCTCCGTTTGAGAATGCTCGCTCGACAAGTGCCTTAAGATTAATACATCTTGCAGTTGCAAGAGGCATTCATGTAAATGTATTTGCTTATGAAGGAGCTGTTTCTTTAGCATTTGAAAAACAACTAGCCCATGCAAATCCTATCCATAATCGCTCTTTAGAAGAAGAAGATCATCCAACCACTAAACAATGGATTGCATCAATTTTTGAGAAATCTAAGGAAACTGGAGCAAAAATAGACTGGGTTCAATGTGGATTTTGCGTAGATGAAAGAGGTGTTTTTGAATTTTCGCCAAATTTAAGACGCAATGGTCCTGGTGAGCTGTTAAAATTTATAGAGAATTCAGATAATGTTTTAGTTATCCCAACTCGATAA
- a CDS encoding ATP-binding protein, whose amino-acid sequence MSFDSHFTKVKANLRPLLSVFYPSTVKQRIFLGIIVGTLLGSILYRFLPVIFVIPIYLLYCYFILYILVDKPTHSLLQLTRHGGFDAGIDSLPIDGNDEFSRIARAVQDMAKRMRGSILEAREQTSRLDEIFAAIGEGVVIVNHEGKILKVNNTVRRWIGWYTDVSERDVLEVLRSVELSAMIQKMIHEIKSNNMIQAQIIESLHLDGPEIRRVRAKIVVLYSEQNIPVFMIFLFDLTDIQKGEELRREFFANVSHELKTPISAIRGYAEIIQDLPEFINHEMAQNFLSVIVRNSLNLTKLIDEMLIVTGLESGSLTLDIKAYDIHEGIRRVVENILPKAKQAEVEILSDVDPEIDNIYVDSQRFDSVLVNLVDNAVKYNRPGGFVKISVRKNETHHIIFLEDTGIGIPNHSRIRAFERFYRVDKSHNRLGGGSGLGLAIVKHVVQAHGGSISLRSEVGVGSVFTIMLPKNPSKKKIDLLTSL is encoded by the coding sequence GTGAGCTTTGATTCACATTTTACGAAAGTTAAAGCCAATTTAAGACCGCTACTATCAGTTTTTTATCCTAGCACAGTTAAACAAAGAATTTTCCTTGGTATTATTGTTGGAACTTTATTGGGTAGTATTTTATATCGCTTTCTCCCAGTTATTTTTGTTATTCCGATTTATCTATTATACTGTTACTTTATTTTATATATTCTAGTAGATAAACCTACCCACTCTCTGTTGCAATTAACCCGCCATGGTGGTTTTGATGCTGGAATAGATAGTTTACCTATTGATGGAAATGATGAATTTTCAAGAATCGCACGTGCAGTGCAAGATATGGCAAAAAGAATGCGGGGAAGTATTTTAGAGGCTAGAGAACAAACATCAAGACTAGATGAAATATTTGCGGCAATTGGAGAAGGTGTAGTTATTGTCAACCATGAAGGAAAAATACTAAAAGTTAATAATACGGTCAGAAGATGGATTGGATGGTATACAGATGTCTCTGAAAGAGATGTGCTTGAAGTTTTAAGAAGTGTTGAATTATCAGCTATGATTCAGAAAATGATTCATGAAATTAAAAGTAACAACATGATCCAAGCGCAAATTATTGAATCATTGCATTTAGATGGACCAGAAATTAGAAGAGTCAGAGCAAAAATAGTTGTGTTATATTCAGAACAAAATATTCCAGTGTTTATGATTTTCTTATTTGACTTGACTGACATTCAAAAAGGAGAAGAATTAAGAAGGGAATTTTTTGCAAATGTAAGCCATGAATTAAAAACACCGATTTCAGCCATTCGCGGCTATGCAGAAATTATTCAAGATTTACCCGAATTTATTAATCATGAAATGGCACAAAATTTTTTATCTGTGATAGTCAGAAATTCTTTGAATTTAACTAAATTAATTGATGAAATGTTAATTGTTACTGGACTAGAATCTGGTTCGCTTACTTTGGATATTAAAGCATATGATATTCATGAAGGAATCAGACGAGTGGTAGAAAATATTTTGCCAAAAGCAAAGCAAGCAGAAGTAGAAATTCTTTCTGATGTTGATCCAGAAATTGATAATATTTATGTTGATTCACAACGCTTTGATTCTGTATTAGTTAACTTAGTTGATAATGCTGTGAAATATAATCGACCAGGTGGTTTTGTAAAAATAAGTGTGCGGAAAAATGAAACACATCATATTATATTTTTAGAAGACACAGGAATTGGTATTCCAAATCATTCTAGAATTAGAGCATTTGAACGCTTTTATCGTGTGGATAAATCTCATAATAGATTAGGCGGTGGTTCTGGTTTAGGTCTAGCAATTGTTAAGCATGTAGTACAAGCACACGGAGGATCTATTTCACTTCGCAGTGAAGTAGGGGTAGGTAGTGTTTTTACAATAATGTTACCTAAAAATCCTAGCAAAAAGAAAATTGACTTGCTCACCTCTCTTTGA